One Thermoleophilaceae bacterium DNA window includes the following coding sequences:
- a CDS encoding TylF/MycF/NovP-related O-methyltransferase yields MSHDAARSGSGGPGAIKFENTAFAGWQPFREIRAAGPGADVHSLRTAYLDLLKLALCDLTGTTTVSVWRDRKRGMMSRELRGEDLQVRALGVDWPLQGLTMVGLHRLDDLQRCLEAIVADSVAGDVIEAGTWRGGASILMRATLDALGEAGRRVVVADSFQGFPDPDEKQPETGRLAEMDYVAVSLEEVKANFERLGVLDGVEFVRGFFHETVPGLRDRSWALVRLDGDSYEATCLTLQSLYPGLATGGYVIIDDYGALEPCRRAVDEFRERHGIEEPIEQVDWTCARWRRTDSAPIEAIEPPVRSAAGTPASAAAEDPPPRSRVPDMQEVALREQLAERERELQKLRSELGLRDWLRRKLSGGGA; encoded by the coding sequence ATGTCGCATGACGCCGCTCGATCCGGCTCCGGGGGGCCGGGGGCGATCAAGTTCGAGAACACCGCCTTCGCGGGCTGGCAGCCGTTCCGCGAGATCCGCGCGGCGGGGCCCGGCGCTGACGTCCACTCGCTGCGGACCGCGTACCTCGATCTCCTCAAGCTCGCGCTGTGCGATCTCACCGGCACCACCACTGTCTCCGTCTGGCGGGACCGCAAGCGCGGCATGATGTCGCGCGAGCTGCGCGGCGAAGACCTGCAGGTCCGCGCGCTCGGCGTGGACTGGCCGCTCCAGGGGCTGACGATGGTGGGGCTGCATCGCCTGGACGATCTTCAACGCTGCCTCGAGGCGATCGTGGCGGACAGCGTGGCCGGCGACGTGATCGAGGCGGGCACGTGGCGCGGCGGAGCGTCGATCCTGATGCGCGCCACGCTCGACGCGCTTGGAGAGGCCGGCCGCCGGGTGGTGGTGGCCGATTCGTTCCAGGGCTTTCCGGACCCCGACGAGAAGCAGCCGGAGACGGGCCGGCTCGCCGAGATGGACTACGTGGCCGTATCGCTCGAGGAGGTGAAGGCCAACTTCGAGCGCCTCGGCGTGCTGGACGGCGTGGAGTTCGTGCGCGGCTTCTTCCACGAGACGGTGCCGGGGCTGCGCGACCGAAGCTGGGCGCTAGTCAGGCTCGACGGCGACAGCTACGAGGCCACGTGCCTCACGCTGCAGTCGCTCTATCCGGGCCTGGCGACGGGCGGCTACGTGATCATCGACGACTACGGCGCGCTCGAGCCATGCCGGAGGGCGGTGGACGAGTTTCGCGAGCGCCACGGGATCGAGGAGCCGATCGAGCAGGTGGACTGGACGTGCGCGCGCTGGCGTCGCACCGACTCGGCTCCCATCGAAGCGATTGAGCCGCCGGTGCGCTCGGCGGCCGGGACGCCCGCGAGCGCGGCCGCAGAAGACCCGCCGCCCAGGAGCCGCGTGCCGGACATGCAGGAGGTGGCGCTGCGCGAGCAGCTCGCGGAGCGCGAGCGGGAACTGCAGAAGCTGCGGAGCGAGCTGGGGTTGCGCGACTGGCTGCGGCGCAAGCTCAGCGGCGGCGGAGCGTGA
- a CDS encoding class I SAM-dependent methyltransferase: MTSRVLTRLRRRSRDEGVDARLARDHGHELARIDAACADGSPDRFGLFRALDADTWALLLTKEYERYPNIRALLPDVPEPALQELYNGTSGAALAMQSVAFYRTAMDRFGPLDEGRLLDFGCGWGRLTRYFARDVRPGNLYGCDPVEAILEVCRRTRVPATLARSDFLPERLPFSESFTHAFSFSVFTHLSETAQLACLHALRAGLEPGGVLVLTVRPPEYVDLCELMHPLREELPAGWADEPRHLFIAHAATPDHPQYAGPDMHFGEAVITLPYVRERWAHLFDLVDVDELAADPYQLVLTLRRR, encoded by the coding sequence GTGACGTCGCGAGTGCTCACGCGGCTGCGCCGCCGCAGCCGGGACGAAGGCGTGGACGCGCGGCTCGCGCGCGACCACGGCCACGAGCTCGCTCGGATCGACGCCGCGTGCGCGGACGGCTCGCCCGACCGGTTCGGATTGTTCCGCGCACTCGACGCCGATACCTGGGCGCTCCTCCTCACGAAGGAGTACGAGCGCTACCCGAACATCCGCGCGCTTCTTCCGGACGTGCCGGAGCCGGCGCTTCAGGAGCTCTACAACGGCACGAGCGGCGCGGCACTGGCGATGCAGAGCGTGGCGTTCTACAGGACGGCGATGGACCGGTTCGGGCCGCTCGATGAGGGGCGCCTGCTCGACTTCGGCTGCGGCTGGGGCCGCCTCACCCGCTACTTCGCGCGCGACGTGCGGCCGGGGAACCTGTACGGGTGCGACCCGGTGGAGGCAATCCTCGAGGTGTGCCGCCGCACCCGCGTGCCCGCCACCCTCGCTCGCTCTGACTTCCTGCCCGAGCGGCTTCCGTTCAGCGAGAGCTTCACCCACGCGTTCTCGTTCTCGGTGTTCACGCACCTGTCGGAGACGGCGCAGCTCGCGTGCCTGCACGCCCTCCGTGCGGGGCTCGAGCCTGGCGGCGTGCTGGTGTTGACGGTCCGCCCGCCCGAGTACGTGGACCTCTGCGAGCTGATGCACCCGCTACGCGAGGAGCTCCCCGCGGGCTGGGCTGACGAGCCGCGGCATCTGTTCATCGCGCATGCCGCCACGCCGGACCATCCGCAATACGCCGGGCCGGACATGCACTTCGGCGAGGCGGTGATAACGCTGCCCTACGTGCGCGAGCGCTGGGCCCACCTGTTCGACCTCGTCGACGTGGACGAGCTCGCGGCCGATCCCTACCAGCTCGTGCTCACGCTCCGCCGCCGCTGA
- a CDS encoding glycosyltransferase: MRLDSPLPEKLAVGEGTALFVAGWCVCPQGKIESLSFVAGGEEQPVMEHGMPRLDVFRALHPGLDPFHTAGVELDPDSEDDPHLASYRSGFWGIVRVTAAPVELRLRARIAEGGTAEAELARIEAEPPELPASPAAPAPHAGPLVAICMATYNPPPELLRRQLDSIRGQTHTNWVCVISDDCSDPERFADLEQAIGGDARFVVSRSPRRLGFYRNFERALELAPEAADYVAMSDQDDAWHADKLEALLAALGGAKLVYSDARIIDRDGRVLSDTYWRERTNNHSDLLSLLVANSVTGAASLFPRELLRDALPFPPAQFSHFHDHWIGLVALSLGEIAFVDRPLYDYVQHGQAVLGHENANRMVKLRDRVAGLRRDPRERVRKWRMHYFVDVCRLMQFATVLSMRCGDRMPAAKRRELDRFLSTDRSLASAGRLAVRGARELVGRPETLGAEWMLFFAFAWRRLLSATTRDRPQRGVRLDAVPPPQLDPKPGARTPVAPAARALAEKIAPLELAVRDDAPERVNLLIPTIDLDHFFGGYIAKFNLASALAERGLRVRLVTVDPVPPLPRSWQRTLESYSGLEGFFERVEVEFAREARGVEVSRSDRFIATTWWTAHIAHRAVRSLGGGGHFLYLIQEYEPFTFPMGTYAALAAESYNLPHRALFSTEFLREYFRRHGIGVHGDADSVAFQNAITAIPAPSASELAARSTRRLLFYARPEPHAARNMFELGVLALIRAADEGAFAGDWELNGIGSVEPGRRLVLRDGLSLTLLPRSGQDEYAQLLRGHDVGLSLMYTPHPSLVPIEMASAGMLTVTNTFENKTAEALAEISPNLIAAQPTVDAVASALLEAASGVHDFEGRAHGARVRWSSDWRRSFDSTLLERVQSFLSE; this comes from the coding sequence GTGCGACTCGACTCTCCGCTGCCCGAGAAGCTTGCGGTGGGGGAAGGAACGGCCCTGTTCGTGGCCGGCTGGTGCGTGTGCCCGCAGGGGAAGATCGAGTCGCTGTCGTTCGTCGCGGGCGGCGAGGAGCAGCCGGTGATGGAGCACGGCATGCCGCGGCTCGACGTGTTCAGGGCCCTCCACCCCGGGCTCGACCCGTTCCACACCGCCGGCGTGGAGCTCGACCCGGACTCGGAGGACGACCCCCACCTGGCGAGCTACCGCAGCGGGTTTTGGGGGATCGTGCGTGTGACCGCCGCGCCGGTCGAGCTGAGGCTGCGCGCCCGGATCGCGGAGGGCGGCACGGCTGAGGCCGAGCTGGCCCGGATCGAGGCCGAGCCGCCCGAACTACCGGCTTCACCCGCCGCGCCGGCGCCTCACGCCGGCCCGCTCGTGGCGATCTGCATGGCCACCTACAACCCGCCGCCCGAGCTGCTCCGGCGCCAGCTCGACTCGATCCGGGGGCAGACGCACACGAACTGGGTCTGCGTGATCAGCGACGACTGCTCCGACCCGGAGCGCTTCGCCGACCTCGAACAGGCGATCGGCGGCGACGCGCGCTTCGTCGTCTCACGCTCGCCGCGCCGGCTCGGGTTCTACCGCAACTTCGAGCGTGCGCTCGAGCTCGCTCCGGAAGCCGCTGACTACGTGGCGATGTCGGATCAGGACGACGCGTGGCACGCGGACAAGCTCGAGGCGCTGCTCGCCGCCCTCGGCGGCGCGAAGCTCGTGTACAGCGACGCGCGAATCATCGACCGGGACGGGCGCGTGCTGTCCGACACCTATTGGCGCGAGCGGACCAACAACCATTCCGACCTTCTGTCGCTGCTCGTGGCCAACTCCGTGACCGGCGCGGCGTCGCTCTTTCCGCGCGAGCTGCTGCGCGACGCGCTCCCGTTCCCGCCCGCGCAGTTCTCGCACTTCCACGATCACTGGATCGGGCTGGTTGCGCTCTCGCTCGGCGAGATCGCGTTCGTGGACCGGCCGCTGTACGACTACGTGCAGCACGGACAGGCGGTGCTCGGACACGAGAACGCGAACCGGATGGTCAAGCTGCGTGATCGCGTGGCCGGCCTGCGCAGGGACCCGCGCGAACGCGTTCGCAAATGGCGAATGCACTACTTCGTGGACGTGTGCCGGCTCATGCAGTTCGCCACCGTGTTGTCCATGCGCTGCGGCGACCGGATGCCGGCGGCGAAGCGGCGCGAGCTCGATCGCTTCCTCAGCACGGACCGCTCGCTCGCGTCGGCCGGACGGCTGGCGGTGCGCGGCGCCCGCGAGCTCGTCGGCCGGCCGGAGACGCTGGGCGCCGAATGGATGCTGTTCTTCGCCTTTGCCTGGCGGCGGCTCCTCTCCGCCACCACGCGCGACCGGCCGCAGCGCGGGGTGCGGCTCGACGCCGTGCCGCCGCCGCAGCTCGATCCCAAGCCCGGCGCCCGCACCCCCGTGGCGCCGGCCGCGCGAGCCCTGGCGGAGAAGATCGCGCCGCTCGAGCTCGCGGTGCGAGACGACGCCCCCGAGCGGGTGAACCTCCTGATCCCGACCATCGACCTCGACCACTTCTTCGGCGGCTACATCGCCAAGTTCAACCTCGCGAGCGCGCTGGCCGAGCGCGGGCTGCGGGTCAGGCTCGTGACGGTGGATCCGGTCCCGCCGCTGCCGCGCTCGTGGCAGCGCACGCTCGAGTCCTACAGCGGCCTCGAAGGGTTCTTCGAACGCGTGGAGGTCGAGTTCGCGCGCGAGGCACGCGGCGTGGAGGTGAGCCGTTCGGACCGCTTCATCGCCACCACGTGGTGGACGGCCCACATAGCGCACCGCGCCGTCCGGTCACTCGGCGGCGGCGGGCACTTCCTCTACCTGATCCAGGAGTACGAGCCGTTCACGTTCCCGATGGGTACGTACGCGGCGCTCGCGGCCGAGTCGTACAACCTGCCGCACCGCGCGCTCTTCTCCACGGAGTTCCTGCGCGAGTACTTCCGGCGGCATGGGATAGGCGTTCACGGCGATGCCGACTCGGTCGCGTTCCAGAACGCGATCACCGCGATTCCTGCGCCGAGCGCCTCTGAGCTCGCGGCACGCTCCACGCGCAGGTTGCTCTTCTACGCCCGGCCGGAGCCGCACGCCGCCCGCAACATGTTCGAGCTGGGAGTGCTCGCGCTCATCCGCGCGGCGGACGAGGGCGCGTTCGCGGGCGACTGGGAGCTCAACGGCATCGGCTCGGTTGAGCCCGGCCGGCGGCTCGTGCTTCGGGACGGCCTCTCGCTCACGCTCCTCCCCCGCTCCGGCCAGGACGAGTACGCGCAGTTGCTCCGCGGCCACGACGTGGGGCTGTCGTTGATGTACACGCCGCACCCGAGCCTCGTGCCGATCGAGATGGCCTCGGCGGGGATGCTCACCGTCACGAACACGTTCGAGAACAAGACCGCGGAGGCACTCGCGGAAATCTCGCCGAATCTCATCGCGGCGCAGCCCACGGTGGACGCGGTGGCGAGCGCGCTCCTCGAAGCCGCGAGCGGCGTGCATGACTTCGAGGGCCGGGCGCACGGCGCGCGCGTGCGCTGGAGCAGCGACTGGCGGCGATCCTTCGATTCCACGCTACTCGAACGCGTGCAGTCGTTCCTCTCCGAGTAG
- a CDS encoding O-antigen ligase family protein yields the protein MRRATLAGAAALLLAGPTVLAFFSGGFFAEPRIVAALVAWLGVLVLVAAGGAPLPRSAPGWLALVGLALLTAWTALSITWAPLRGPATEYVERLLLYLGAFLVAIAVGRLALVARALEPALAAGIAIVIGYGLSGRLLPGVIHLAHSVHAGGRLEQPITYWNSEGALAAVGLVLCARLAGDAGRPRAMRLVAAAATAALGAGIYLSYSRGAIAAAAVGLVVLVAAVPLRPQLRACAVAAVAGVVASACAAAFPGVASLHGGLGARERDGAIFFAILVLISAASALVMNRLMSAERAEERPLPGARRRLGIAAAVVGLVLAGLVVGGLQEKVSAADLSRANPSRLTTVSSNRYEYWRIAGRAFAHNAFKGLGAAGFRTYWLRERPIKESVQNVHSLELEMAAELGLVGLLLFSATIGGVGWAARRALQADAALTAGWMAAALVWLLHASIDWDWELPAVTLPAVILAGALVARSEGAPEA from the coding sequence ATGCGTCGCGCCACACTGGCCGGGGCGGCTGCGCTGCTGCTCGCCGGCCCGACCGTGCTCGCCTTCTTCTCGGGCGGGTTCTTCGCCGAGCCGCGCATCGTTGCGGCGCTGGTCGCGTGGCTTGGCGTGCTCGTGCTGGTGGCCGCCGGCGGCGCGCCGCTGCCGCGCAGCGCACCTGGGTGGCTGGCGCTCGTGGGCCTGGCTCTGCTCACCGCATGGACCGCGCTCTCGATCACCTGGGCTCCGCTTCGGGGGCCCGCCACCGAGTACGTCGAGCGTCTCCTGCTCTACCTCGGAGCCTTTCTCGTGGCGATTGCCGTGGGCAGGCTGGCGCTGGTGGCGCGCGCGCTCGAGCCGGCACTTGCGGCCGGCATCGCGATCGTGATCGGCTACGGCCTGTCCGGGAGGCTGCTGCCAGGCGTGATCCACCTCGCGCACTCGGTCCACGCCGGTGGGCGGCTGGAGCAGCCGATCACCTACTGGAACTCCGAGGGGGCGCTCGCGGCGGTGGGGCTCGTGCTCTGCGCTCGCCTCGCAGGCGACGCCGGCCGGCCGCGCGCGATGCGCCTGGTCGCGGCAGCCGCCACCGCCGCGCTCGGCGCGGGCATCTATCTCTCGTACTCGCGTGGCGCCATCGCCGCGGCTGCCGTGGGACTGGTGGTTCTCGTGGCCGCCGTGCCGCTGCGCCCGCAGCTCCGGGCCTGTGCGGTCGCCGCAGTGGCGGGCGTGGTGGCGTCGGCGTGCGCGGCGGCCTTCCCGGGGGTCGCCTCACTTCACGGCGGGCTGGGCGCGCGCGAGCGCGATGGCGCGATCTTCTTCGCGATCCTCGTTCTCATCTCCGCGGCGTCGGCGTTGGTCATGAATCGGCTGATGAGCGCTGAGCGGGCGGAGGAGCGCCCGCTGCCGGGAGCGCGGCGGCGTTTGGGCATAGCCGCGGCGGTGGTGGGTCTGGTGCTCGCGGGGCTCGTGGTGGGAGGCCTCCAGGAGAAGGTGTCCGCCGCGGATCTGTCTAGAGCCAATCCCTCCCGCCTCACCACCGTCAGCTCGAACCGCTACGAGTACTGGCGCATCGCCGGCCGCGCGTTCGCTCACAACGCTTTCAAAGGGCTCGGAGCCGCCGGTTTCCGCACGTACTGGCTGCGGGAGCGCCCGATCAAGGAGAGCGTCCAGAACGTGCACTCGCTCGAGCTCGAGATGGCGGCCGAACTCGGTCTGGTGGGGCTGCTGCTCTTCTCGGCCACCATCGGCGGCGTCGGCTGGGCGGCGCGGCGTGCCCTGCAAGCGGACGCGGCCCTCACCGCGGGGTGGATGGCCGCGGCGCTCGTGTGGCTCCTGCACGCCTCGATCGACTGGGACTGGGAGCTCCCCGCGGTCACGCTGCCGGCGGTGATCCTCGCCGGGGCGCTCGTGGCGCGCTCCGAGGGCGCGCCGGAGGCGTAG
- a CDS encoding glycosyltransferase has product MPALFVSYSGLLGGAERLLLDVAGGQAELPTIACPEGGLAEQARSAGMHVIPLKERPPQLRASMRDRAAAPLRIAAHARELRSLVDALRPDLIFAWGMRTLLAASALPSDGPPLVFQHNDLLPGPWIARAVRTAARRADLVCAPSGCIARDLGIPARVINPGVALDVIRPSPLPAGPPEVLTLGAIVGWKRPDLALEIGALAARQIPELRIRIGGRPLDAEGEALLDAMRARATQPDLAGRVEFAGQVDPAEALSRATCLLHCAEREPFGMVVAEALAAGRPAVVPNSCGPAEIVDHTCGARYAPGDAAAAARGVCSAIENAPELGKLARARAETLYDREELRRRYRDLAHELAGIHTPAGARGEGIALVTVTHNSSAHVERLLATARTHLPGARAIVVDSGSSDESATTARVNGAHVIELGENAGFGRASNIGVAEVHEPVTILINPDVELLDDSLLRLADALRKSDRILAPLVLRPSGERQDSAQREPGSAAALAIALMPPAVMPRPLRHAASPWTAHEPRRVAWAVGCCLAARTETLRRLGPFDERIFLYGEDLELGLRAGDQGVETWFWPEARVIHRSAHSSEQEFAGEPFRLLAEQRRTVIAERRGLARARRDHILQAVTFADRIALKTLIGRSSERERRQLRALWRHR; this is encoded by the coding sequence GTGCCCGCGCTCTTCGTGAGCTATTCGGGCCTCCTCGGCGGGGCCGAGCGGCTGCTCCTCGACGTCGCCGGTGGGCAGGCCGAGCTTCCCACGATCGCGTGCCCGGAGGGAGGCCTCGCGGAGCAGGCCCGGTCCGCCGGGATGCACGTGATCCCGCTCAAGGAGCGACCGCCGCAGCTTCGGGCGAGCATGCGCGACCGCGCGGCGGCGCCGCTGCGGATCGCGGCGCACGCTCGCGAGCTGCGGTCCCTCGTGGACGCGCTGCGGCCGGATCTGATCTTCGCGTGGGGCATGCGGACCCTCCTCGCCGCTTCGGCACTTCCCTCGGATGGTCCGCCGCTCGTCTTCCAGCACAACGACCTGCTCCCCGGACCGTGGATCGCCCGCGCGGTCCGTACAGCCGCTCGCCGCGCGGACCTCGTCTGCGCTCCCTCCGGCTGCATCGCACGCGATCTGGGGATCCCCGCCCGCGTGATCAATCCCGGCGTTGCGCTCGACGTCATCCGGCCCAGCCCGCTCCCGGCCGGCCCGCCCGAGGTGCTCACGCTCGGGGCGATCGTGGGCTGGAAGCGGCCGGACCTCGCGCTCGAGATAGGCGCGCTCGCGGCAAGGCAGATCCCAGAGCTGCGAATACGGATCGGCGGACGGCCGCTGGACGCCGAGGGCGAGGCGCTGCTCGACGCGATGCGCGCACGCGCGACGCAGCCGGATCTCGCCGGGCGGGTCGAGTTCGCCGGTCAGGTGGATCCCGCGGAGGCGCTGTCACGTGCCACGTGCCTCCTCCACTGCGCGGAACGCGAACCGTTCGGGATGGTCGTGGCCGAGGCGCTGGCGGCGGGGCGTCCGGCCGTCGTGCCCAACTCGTGTGGGCCCGCCGAGATCGTGGATCACACGTGCGGCGCGCGCTATGCGCCCGGCGACGCGGCGGCGGCGGCGCGCGGGGTGTGCAGCGCGATCGAGAACGCGCCTGAGCTTGGAAAGCTCGCCCGCGCCCGTGCCGAGACGCTGTACGACCGCGAGGAGCTGCGCCGGCGCTACCGCGACCTGGCGCACGAGCTGGCCGGAATCCATACACCGGCAGGCGCTCGCGGCGAGGGCATCGCCCTCGTCACCGTCACTCACAACTCGAGCGCGCACGTGGAGCGGCTGCTCGCCACGGCCCGCACTCACCTCCCGGGAGCGCGGGCGATCGTGGTGGACTCGGGCTCGTCCGATGAGAGCGCGACCACCGCTCGCGTGAACGGCGCCCATGTGATCGAGCTTGGCGAGAACGCCGGCTTCGGCCGCGCGTCGAACATCGGCGTGGCGGAGGTGCACGAACCCGTCACGATCCTGATCAACCCCGACGTCGAGCTGTTGGACGACTCGCTGTTGCGGCTGGCTGACGCGCTGCGGAAGAGCGACCGCATCCTCGCACCGCTCGTGCTTCGCCCCAGCGGCGAGCGCCAGGACAGCGCCCAGCGCGAGCCGGGCTCCGCCGCGGCGCTTGCGATCGCGTTGATGCCGCCGGCGGTAATGCCGAGGCCGCTCCGGCACGCCGCCTCCCCATGGACCGCTCACGAGCCTCGGCGGGTCGCGTGGGCGGTGGGATGCTGCCTTGCGGCGCGCACCGAGACCCTCCGTCGACTCGGGCCGTTCGACGAGCGGATCTTCCTCTACGGCGAGGACCTCGAGCTCGGCTTGCGCGCCGGCGACCAGGGCGTGGAGACCTGGTTCTGGCCCGAGGCGCGCGTGATCCATCGGAGCGCCCACAGCAGCGAGCAGGAGTTTGCAGGCGAGCCGTTCAGGCTGCTCGCCGAACAGCGGCGCACGGTGATCGCGGAGCGGCGCGGCCTCGCCCGCGCACGTCGCGATCACATCCTGCAGGCCGTGACCTTCGCCGACCGCATCGCGTTGAAGACGCTCATCGGGCGCAGCAGCGAGCGGGAGCGCCGGCAGCTCAGAGCCCTATGGCGGCACAGGTAG
- a CDS encoding glycosyltransferase family 1 protein, whose product MAAQVAINARAAVRREIGGVERLAREMAARLPRLNPARYRVVRPPQQLAHRAGHIWEQAALPLLARDASLIYSPANLAPLASRRNVVVIHDVAALRHPEWYRPAYVRYQRALLPRIARRAHLVITVSEFSKTELVEVLQADPARIAVVPNGVDERFNPQAAAEQDRPYVLVVGTRIARKNVAALDESAQRLRALGIDLVHAGSGRGYMRAESEAPVRELGYVPEDDLPGLYAGAVALAMPSLYEGFGLPCLEAMACGTPVVAANRAALPETTGGAAVLVDPGDHAAFAGALEKIATDPAHRADLSSRAIERARPFTWERTAALTDAAIERLLSTSSST is encoded by the coding sequence ATGGCGGCACAGGTAGCCATCAACGCACGCGCCGCGGTGCGGCGGGAGATCGGCGGGGTGGAGCGCCTCGCGCGCGAGATGGCTGCGCGCCTCCCGCGGCTCAACCCGGCCCGCTACCGCGTCGTCCGCCCGCCGCAGCAGCTTGCGCACCGCGCGGGCCACATCTGGGAGCAGGCCGCCCTGCCACTGCTCGCCCGCGACGCAAGTCTCATCTACTCCCCCGCCAACCTGGCGCCGCTCGCCAGCCGCCGCAACGTGGTGGTGATCCACGACGTCGCCGCCCTGCGCCATCCCGAGTGGTACCGCCCGGCGTACGTGCGCTACCAGCGCGCGCTCCTGCCGCGCATCGCCCGCCGCGCGCACCTCGTGATCACCGTGTCGGAGTTCTCGAAGACCGAGCTGGTGGAGGTGCTGCAAGCCGATCCGGCGCGAATCGCAGTCGTCCCGAACGGGGTGGACGAGCGCTTCAACCCGCAGGCGGCGGCCGAGCAGGACCGCCCATACGTCCTCGTCGTCGGAACGCGGATAGCGCGAAAGAACGTCGCGGCGCTGGACGAGTCGGCGCAGCGGCTCCGCGCGCTCGGCATCGACCTCGTCCACGCCGGATCCGGCCGCGGCTACATGCGCGCGGAGAGCGAGGCGCCGGTGCGCGAGCTCGGCTACGTGCCCGAAGACGACCTGCCCGGCCTCTACGCCGGCGCCGTGGCGCTGGCGATGCCGTCGCTGTACGAGGGCTTCGGCCTCCCCTGCCTCGAGGCGATGGCATGCGGCACGCCGGTGGTGGCCGCGAACCGCGCCGCGCTGCCGGAGACCACCGGCGGCGCCGCCGTGCTCGTGGACCCGGGCGACCACGCGGCGTTCGCCGGCGCTCTCGAGAAGATCGCCACCGACCCCGCGCACCGCGCCGACCTTTCGAGCCGCGCCATAGAAAGAGCGCGGCCGTTCACCTGGGAGCGAACGGCCGCGCTGACTGATGCCGCGATAGAGCGGCTGCTCTCTACTTCTTCTTCAACGTGA
- a CDS encoding alkaline phosphatase D family protein, which translates to MGRTVPLALAAAGLLALAAPSAFAAHGFHYGVTAAEVTSKSAVVWARPDKAGKYTAQVATNKRFTSGVKSRKVTATTRRDLTVQTRFRGLKPNRIYYYRFKAGKKVSDVGRFHTAPSPNANATVKFAWSGDEDAQPAPGSKKPFFGPMKAFGAMAKQKNLFSINLGDTIYSDSEVKGESTLATTVRQKWAKYKMNLATKNYQRIREASGMYNEWDDHEFQNDFSKPEFGNTIYQAGVKAFRNYMPVSYHSATGLYRSFRWGKNVELFFLDERSFRSAKASANHVCDNPSTGQPDNAPTAPQTTRSLFSALDPEFLQPVSPACLNAINDPSRTFLGHAQLALLERALQHSSATWKVLVNEVPIQQFYALPYDRWEGYAAERTKLLTFLTQKVKNAVFLTTDVHANLVNDVRFQTLEAGGPKNSGIEEFTTGPVGTGTFSQEIDNTIGKPGSGAAVTSAFFKPPPPNGVGMQCANTNTFSFGQVTATAKKFTVKLLDQNGKPIKDVGNKPCGPFTLKKK; encoded by the coding sequence ATGGGCAGAACCGTCCCGCTTGCGCTCGCCGCAGCCGGCTTACTCGCGCTGGCCGCACCGAGCGCCTTTGCCGCCCACGGCTTCCACTACGGCGTGACCGCCGCTGAGGTCACGTCGAAGTCTGCCGTCGTCTGGGCGCGGCCCGACAAGGCCGGCAAGTACACGGCGCAGGTGGCCACCAACAAGCGCTTCACGAGCGGCGTGAAGTCGCGCAAGGTCACCGCCACAACCCGCCGCGACCTGACCGTGCAGACGCGCTTCCGCGGTCTCAAGCCGAACAGGATCTACTACTACCGCTTCAAGGCGGGGAAGAAGGTCAGCGACGTCGGCCGCTTCCATACCGCGCCCTCGCCGAATGCGAACGCCACCGTGAAGTTCGCGTGGTCGGGCGACGAGGACGCTCAGCCGGCACCCGGGTCGAAGAAGCCCTTCTTCGGGCCGATGAAGGCGTTCGGCGCGATGGCCAAGCAGAAGAACCTCTTCTCGATCAACCTCGGCGACACGATCTATTCGGACAGCGAGGTGAAGGGCGAGAGCACCCTGGCCACCACCGTCCGGCAGAAGTGGGCGAAGTACAAGATGAACCTCGCCACGAAGAACTACCAGCGCATCCGCGAAGCGAGCGGCATGTACAACGAGTGGGACGACCACGAGTTCCAGAACGACTTCTCGAAGCCGGAGTTCGGCAACACGATCTACCAGGCGGGAGTGAAGGCGTTCCGGAACTACATGCCGGTGTCCTATCACTCGGCCACCGGGCTCTACCGGAGCTTCCGCTGGGGCAAGAACGTGGAGCTGTTCTTCCTCGACGAGCGGTCGTTCCGCAGCGCCAAGGCGTCGGCGAACCATGTGTGCGACAACCCGTCCACGGGACAGCCGGACAACGCGCCCACGGCGCCGCAGACCACGCGGTCGCTGTTCTCGGCTCTCGACCCCGAGTTCCTCCAGCCGGTTTCGCCCGCGTGCCTGAACGCGATCAACGACCCGTCCCGCACATTCCTCGGCCACGCTCAGCTCGCGCTGCTCGAGCGCGCGCTGCAGCACTCGAGCGCGACGTGGAAGGTGCTCGTGAACGAGGTGCCGATCCAGCAGTTCTACGCCCTGCCGTACGACCGCTGGGAGGGCTATGCGGCGGAGCGGACGAAGCTGCTCACGTTCCTCACGCAGAAGGTGAAGAACGCGGTGTTCCTCACCACCGACGTTCACGCGAACCTGGTGAACGACGTGCGCTTCCAGACGCTCGAGGCGGGCGGCCCGAAGAACAGCGGGATCGAGGAGTTCACCACCGGGCCCGTCGGCACCGGGACGTTCTCGCAGGAGATCGACAACACGATCGGCAAGCCGGGCTCCGGCGCGGCGGTCACGTCGGCGTTCTTCAAGCCGCCACCGCCGAACGGCGTGGGCATGCAGTGCGCGAACACGAACACCTTCAGCTTCGGCCAGGTCACGGCCACGGCGAAGAAGTTCACCGTGAAGCTGCTCGATCAGAACGGCAAGCCGATCAAGGACGTCGGCAACAAGCCGTGCGGGCCGTTCACGTTGAAGAAGAAGTAG